In Mastomys coucha isolate ucsf_1 unplaced genomic scaffold, UCSF_Mcou_1 pScaffold5, whole genome shotgun sequence, one genomic interval encodes:
- the Sec14l1 gene encoding SEC14-like protein 1 isoform X1: MVQKYQSPVRVYKHPFELIMAAYERRFPTCPLIPMFVDSDTVSEFKSEDGAIHVIERRCKLDIDAPRLLKKIAGVDYVYFVQKNSLNSRDRTLHIEAHNETFSNRVIIHELCCYTVHPENEDWTCFEQSASLDIKSFFGFESTVEKIAMKHYTSNIKKGKEIIEYYLRQLEEEGITFVPRWTPPPVGPSSETCSSSKNQVTSAAVLVPDAAAAMEGLSGESLSSPGTASEPVVGTPDDKLDADYIKRYLGDLTPLQESCLIRLRQWLQETHKGKIPKDEHILRFLRARDFNIDKAREIMCQSLTWRKQHQVDYILDTWTPPQVLQDYYAGGWHHHDKDGRPLYVLRLGQMDTKGLVRALGEEALLRYVLSINEEGLRRCEENTKVFGRPISSWTCLVDLEGLNMRHLWRPGVKALLRIIEVVEANYPETLGRLLILRAPRVFPVLWTLVSPFIDDNTRRKFLIYAGNDYQGPGGLLDYIDKEVIPDFLSGECMCDVPEGGLVPKSLYRTAEELENEDLKLWTETIYQSASVFKGAPHEILIQIVDASSVITWDFDVCKGDIVFNIYHSKRSPQPPKKDSLGAHSITSPGGNNVQLIDKVWQLGRDYSMVESPLICKEGESVQGSHVTRWPGFYILQWKFHTMPACAATNLPRVDDVLASLQVSSHKCKVMYYTEVIGSEDFRGSMTSLESSHSGFSQLSAATTSSSQSHSSSMISRWRFC; encoded by the exons GCCTATGAGAGGAGGTTTCCTACGTGTCCTTTGATTCCAATGTTCGTGGACAGTGACACTGTGAGCGAATTCAAGAGTGAAGATGGGGCTATTCATGTCATCGAGAGGCGCTGCAAGCTGGATATAGACGCGCCCAGGCTGTTGAAGAAG ATCGCAGGAGTCGATTACGTTTATTTTGTCCAGAAAAACTCCCTGAATTCTCGAGATCGCACTTTGCACATTGAGGCCCACAATGAGACATTTTCTAACCGGGTTATCATCCACGAGCTCTGCTGCTATACG GTTCACCCTGAGAATGAAGACTGGACCTGTTTCGAACAATCTGCAAGTTTAGATATCAAATCTTTCTTCGGTTTTGAAAGTACAGTGGAAAAAATTGCCATGAAACATTATACAAGCAACATTAAAAAA GGGAAAGAAATCATCGAGTACTACCTACGGCAGCTGGAGGAGGAAGGCATCACCTTCGTGCCCCGCTGGACCCCGCCCCCCGTGGGGCCCTCATCAGAAACATGCTCATCAAGCAAGAATCAAGTCACATCCGCAGCTGTCCTTGTCCCAGATGCTGCTGCCGCCATGGAGGGGCTGAGTGGGGAAAGCCTCAGTAGCCCAGGAACGGCGTCTGAGCCCGTGGTGGGAACCCCTGATG ACAAATTAGATGCTGACTACATCAAGAGATACTTGGGTGACCTGACGCCCCTCCAGGAGAGCTGCCTCATTAGACTGCGCCAGTGGCTCCAGGAGACGCACAAGGGCAAG ATCCCAAAGGATGAGCATATTCTTCGGTTTCTGCGTGCCCGAGATTTTAATATTGACAAGGCTAGAGAGATCATGTGCCAGTCTTTAACTTGGAGGAAACAGCATCAGGTGGATTACATCCTGGACACTTGGACTCCGCCCCAGGTCCTTCAGGACTACTACGCTGGGGGCTGGCACCACCATGACAAAG ATGGACGGCCGCTGTACGTGCTCAGGCTGGGCCAGATGGACACCAAAGGCTTGGTGCGAGCTCTCGGAGAGGAAGCCCTACTGCGATAT GTTCTTTCCATAAACGAAGAAGGCCTCAGACGATGCGAGGAAAACACCAAAGTCTTTGGCCGGCCAATCAG CTCATGGACCTGCTTGGTGGACCTTGAAGGACTAAACATGCGCCATTTGTGGAGACCGGGGGTCAAAGCCTTGCTGCGTATCATCGAGGTGGTGGAGGCCAACTACCCGGAGACGCTGGGCCGCCTCCTCATCCTCCGAGCCCCCAGGGTCTTCCCTGTCCTCTGGACACTG GTTAGTCCGTTTATTGATGACAATACCAGAAGGAAATTCCTCATTTATGCAGGAAATGACTACCAGGGGCCTGGGGGCCTGCTGGATTACATCGATAAAGAGGTTATTCCCGATTTCCTGAGCGGGGAGTGCATG TGTGACGTGCCAGAGGGTGGACTGGTCCCCAAGTCCTTGTACAGGACTGCAGAGGAGCTGGAAAATGAAGACCTGAAGCTCTGGACAGAGACCATCTACCAGTCTGCCAGCGTGTTCAAAGGAGCCCCACATGAG ATTCTCATTCAGATTGTGGACGCCTCCTCGGTGATCACCTGGGATTTTGATGTGTGCAAAGGGGACATCGTCTTTAATATTTATCACTCCAAGAGGTCTCCCCAGCCCCCGAAAAAGGACTCCCTGGGGGCCCACAGCATCACCTCTCCAGGAGGGAACAACGTGCAGCTCATAGACAAAGTCTGGCAGCTGGGCCGGGACTACAGCATGGTGGAGTCGCCTCTAATCTGCAAAGAAGGAGAGAGTGTGCAG GGGTCCCATGTGACCAGGTGGCCAGGCTTCTATATCCTACAGTGGAAATTCCACACCATGCCAGCGTGCGCTGCCACCAACCTTCCCCGAGTGGACGACGTGCTGGCCTCCCTGCAGGTCTCCTCCCACAAGTGCAAAGTGATGTACTACACAGAAGTGATCGGCTCCGAGGATTTCAG AGGCTCCATGACCAGCCTAGAGTCCAGCCACAGCGGCTTCTCGCAGCTCAGTGCCGCCACCACCTCTTCCAGCCAGTCGCACTCCAGCTCCATGATTTCCAG ATGGCGATTTTGCTGA
- the Sec14l1 gene encoding SEC14-like protein 1 isoform X2 — protein MVQKYQSPVRVYKHPFELIMAAYERRFPTCPLIPMFVDSDTVSEFKSEDGAIHVIERRCKLDIDAPRLLKKIAGVDYVYFVQKNSLNSRDRTLHIEAHNETFSNRVIIHELCCYTVHPENEDWTCFEQSASLDIKSFFGFESTVEKIAMKHYTSNIKKGKEIIEYYLRQLEEEGITFVPRWTPPPVGPSSETCSSSKNQVTSAAVLVPDAAAAMEGLSGESLSSPGTASEPVVGTPDDKLDADYIKRYLGDLTPLQESCLIRLRQWLQETHKGKIPKDEHILRFLRARDFNIDKAREIMCQSLTWRKQHQVDYILDTWTPPQVLQDYYAGGWHHHDKDGRPLYVLRLGQMDTKGLVRALGEEALLRYVLSINEEGLRRCEENTKVFGRPISSWTCLVDLEGLNMRHLWRPGVKALLRIIEVVEANYPETLGRLLILRAPRVFPVLWTLVSPFIDDNTRRKFLIYAGNDYQGPGGLLDYIDKEVIPDFLSGECMCDVPEGGLVPKSLYRTAEELENEDLKLWTETIYQSASVFKGAPHEILIQIVDASSVITWDFDVCKGDIVFNIYHSKRSPQPPKKDSLGAHSITSPGGNNVQLIDKVWQLGRDYSMVESPLICKEGESVQGSHVTRWPGFYILQWKFHTMPACAATNLPRVDDVLASLQVSSHKCKVMYYTEVIGSEDFRGSMTSLESSHSGFSQLSAATTSSSQSHSSSMISSE, from the exons GCCTATGAGAGGAGGTTTCCTACGTGTCCTTTGATTCCAATGTTCGTGGACAGTGACACTGTGAGCGAATTCAAGAGTGAAGATGGGGCTATTCATGTCATCGAGAGGCGCTGCAAGCTGGATATAGACGCGCCCAGGCTGTTGAAGAAG ATCGCAGGAGTCGATTACGTTTATTTTGTCCAGAAAAACTCCCTGAATTCTCGAGATCGCACTTTGCACATTGAGGCCCACAATGAGACATTTTCTAACCGGGTTATCATCCACGAGCTCTGCTGCTATACG GTTCACCCTGAGAATGAAGACTGGACCTGTTTCGAACAATCTGCAAGTTTAGATATCAAATCTTTCTTCGGTTTTGAAAGTACAGTGGAAAAAATTGCCATGAAACATTATACAAGCAACATTAAAAAA GGGAAAGAAATCATCGAGTACTACCTACGGCAGCTGGAGGAGGAAGGCATCACCTTCGTGCCCCGCTGGACCCCGCCCCCCGTGGGGCCCTCATCAGAAACATGCTCATCAAGCAAGAATCAAGTCACATCCGCAGCTGTCCTTGTCCCAGATGCTGCTGCCGCCATGGAGGGGCTGAGTGGGGAAAGCCTCAGTAGCCCAGGAACGGCGTCTGAGCCCGTGGTGGGAACCCCTGATG ACAAATTAGATGCTGACTACATCAAGAGATACTTGGGTGACCTGACGCCCCTCCAGGAGAGCTGCCTCATTAGACTGCGCCAGTGGCTCCAGGAGACGCACAAGGGCAAG ATCCCAAAGGATGAGCATATTCTTCGGTTTCTGCGTGCCCGAGATTTTAATATTGACAAGGCTAGAGAGATCATGTGCCAGTCTTTAACTTGGAGGAAACAGCATCAGGTGGATTACATCCTGGACACTTGGACTCCGCCCCAGGTCCTTCAGGACTACTACGCTGGGGGCTGGCACCACCATGACAAAG ATGGACGGCCGCTGTACGTGCTCAGGCTGGGCCAGATGGACACCAAAGGCTTGGTGCGAGCTCTCGGAGAGGAAGCCCTACTGCGATAT GTTCTTTCCATAAACGAAGAAGGCCTCAGACGATGCGAGGAAAACACCAAAGTCTTTGGCCGGCCAATCAG CTCATGGACCTGCTTGGTGGACCTTGAAGGACTAAACATGCGCCATTTGTGGAGACCGGGGGTCAAAGCCTTGCTGCGTATCATCGAGGTGGTGGAGGCCAACTACCCGGAGACGCTGGGCCGCCTCCTCATCCTCCGAGCCCCCAGGGTCTTCCCTGTCCTCTGGACACTG GTTAGTCCGTTTATTGATGACAATACCAGAAGGAAATTCCTCATTTATGCAGGAAATGACTACCAGGGGCCTGGGGGCCTGCTGGATTACATCGATAAAGAGGTTATTCCCGATTTCCTGAGCGGGGAGTGCATG TGTGACGTGCCAGAGGGTGGACTGGTCCCCAAGTCCTTGTACAGGACTGCAGAGGAGCTGGAAAATGAAGACCTGAAGCTCTGGACAGAGACCATCTACCAGTCTGCCAGCGTGTTCAAAGGAGCCCCACATGAG ATTCTCATTCAGATTGTGGACGCCTCCTCGGTGATCACCTGGGATTTTGATGTGTGCAAAGGGGACATCGTCTTTAATATTTATCACTCCAAGAGGTCTCCCCAGCCCCCGAAAAAGGACTCCCTGGGGGCCCACAGCATCACCTCTCCAGGAGGGAACAACGTGCAGCTCATAGACAAAGTCTGGCAGCTGGGCCGGGACTACAGCATGGTGGAGTCGCCTCTAATCTGCAAAGAAGGAGAGAGTGTGCAG GGGTCCCATGTGACCAGGTGGCCAGGCTTCTATATCCTACAGTGGAAATTCCACACCATGCCAGCGTGCGCTGCCACCAACCTTCCCCGAGTGGACGACGTGCTGGCCTCCCTGCAGGTCTCCTCCCACAAGTGCAAAGTGATGTACTACACAGAAGTGATCGGCTCCGAGGATTTCAG AGGCTCCATGACCAGCCTAGAGTCCAGCCACAGCGGCTTCTCGCAGCTCAGTGCCGCCACCACCTCTTCCAGCCAGTCGCACTCCAGCTCCATGATTTCCAG TGAGTGA